The Candidatus Eisenbacteria bacterium region CAGCACCACCATGGGAACTGTCTCTGCGGATGTGGAACAGCGCGGGCAGGCGAGCGCGTCGACATGCAGCAGCCGGCGTAGAAGTTGCGCCCACGGGACGCGCCGGCGATGTGTGGCGGATGGTCTCTCCTGCCCGACTCTCGTCCCCTGGCTTGCCTCAGCCTCCAGCCCGGGCAGCGGCGCACTCTCTAAGCTTGTACATTCTTCCCGCGCCGGCGGATCCGGCAACAACTTCCGCCAGCGGCTGCGGTTGGCGAAAACGCCGTGATATCGGATCTGATGGCTGTAGGGAAAGGAGACAAGAGCCGCCAGGCGGCGCAGGAAGTCCAAGGGATCGAGGATCAGATGCATGGCGCCGTTGGCGTTCGGCCACGGCCGCCGCAGGCGGTACACAACCTTCCCCTCTGGGCTACGCGAAAGACGCTCTTGGGAAAACGGCGCCCGCAGTCCGTAGCGCAGCAGGCGCTCCAGCGCTTCACGGTCCCACGCAGGGACCGACTGCGCGGCATGCAAGGAGAATCCGGCCATGGAGGCGCACTGAGGCTTGCTTGAGAAACCTCGCAATGTGACATATTGCGCGGAGCGCTATGATTCTCCTCATTTCTCCTCCTATTTAACCACGATAT contains the following coding sequences:
- a CDS encoding transposase → MAGFSLHAAQSVPAWDREALERLLRYGLRAPFSQERLSRSPEGKVVYRLRRPWPNANGAMHLILDPLDFLRRLAALVSFPYSHQIRYHGVFANRSRWRKLLPDPPAREECTSLESAPLPGLEAEASQGTRVGQERPSATHRRRVPWAQLLRRLLHVDALACPRCSTSAETVPMVVLAFLTDPLVIGKILRHLGLAATPPALSPARPLDPPMEFLLETDAEGMDEDAADVESVDPDPWIRPPP